In Alphaproteobacteria bacterium, a single genomic region encodes these proteins:
- a CDS encoding DMT family transporter encodes MPKPPHPTPERDYAPFFWLLLPPLFWASNIVAGRAVVDTVSPFTLTPLRWLLGAFLLSLLCGRQLWRERFLVREEWPKLILYSITAIIGVNILAYFAVLHTEAVNAAIVNGLLPIVIILASWIGLGERLTRRQTLGVTISFLGIVVVAARGSLDVLLGLQLNPGDLFMLAALTMWGTYSVAYRRFKTRFSPLPFATIIAFLGALLTLPLMVWDIGTGGRLPDTPQLMGIVVYIALFPSCAALLIWNRAVAAVGPNTAGYFTNLIPVYGSLLAVGLLGEAFHPYHIVGIFLIFVGIYFAVVSARTAPPDARRIG; translated from the coding sequence TTGCCAAAGCCCCCCCATCCCACGCCTGAACGGGATTACGCCCCCTTTTTCTGGCTCCTTCTCCCACCCTTATTCTGGGCCAGTAACATCGTTGCCGGCCGGGCGGTCGTGGACACGGTCTCGCCATTCACCCTTACGCCCCTCCGCTGGCTTCTTGGGGCGTTTCTCCTCAGCCTGCTCTGCGGCCGCCAGCTCTGGCGTGAACGCTTTCTCGTCCGCGAGGAATGGCCGAAACTCATCCTCTACAGCATCACGGCCATCATCGGCGTGAATATCCTGGCCTATTTCGCCGTCCTCCATACCGAAGCCGTCAATGCCGCCATCGTGAACGGCCTGTTGCCGATCGTAATCATCCTGGCATCGTGGATTGGTCTCGGCGAACGCCTGACCCGACGCCAGACCCTGGGCGTGACAATCTCCTTTTTGGGGATTGTGGTGGTCGCGGCGCGCGGAAGTCTCGACGTACTGCTCGGGCTTCAGCTCAATCCGGGCGACCTCTTCATGCTGGCGGCCTTGACCATGTGGGGCACCTATTCGGTCGCCTATCGCCGTTTCAAGACGCGTTTCTCGCCCCTTCCCTTCGCCACCATCATTGCCTTTCTGGGCGCGCTCCTCACGCTGCCCCTGATGGTGTGGGACATCGGCACCGGCGGCCGGCTGCCGGACACACCCCAGCTGATGGGGATTGTGGTTTATATCGCGCTTTTCCCATCCTGTGCCGCGCTTCTCATCTGGAACCGCGCCGTCGCGGCCGTGGGACCCAACACGGCCGGATATTTCACCAACCTGATCCCCGTTTACGGCTCGCTTCTCGCGGTGGGACTGCTGGGGGAGGCGTTTCACCCCTATCACATCGTCGGGATTTTCCTGATCTTTGTGGGAATTTATTTTGCTGTGGTGAGCGCCCGCACCGCCCCACCCGACGCGCGACGGATCGGCTAG
- a CDS encoding SDR family oxidoreductase, giving the protein MTALSGRKALITGANRGIGRGVALAFAEAGADVAVNYPEAGAREEAMAVAQEITKRGRRGIAVEGDVSDEAAVAAMVAEVTDTFGGIDILVNNAGIATSAPVEDMPAEMWDRVMAVHLRGTFLCTRAVLPAMYARNFGAIINTASQLAYKGAPGFSHYTAAKGAILSFTRSLALEIGKREIWANCVAPGATMTPMLEDVPADMLEAIRQSIPRGKLAEIDEIVPAYLFLASEQARHFRGQCLSPNGGDVFL; this is encoded by the coding sequence ATGACAGCCCTCTCCGGGCGCAAGGCTCTGATAACCGGAGCAAATCGGGGCATTGGCCGGGGCGTCGCCCTGGCCTTCGCCGAGGCCGGGGCGGATGTCGCGGTGAATTACCCTGAGGCGGGCGCGCGCGAAGAGGCCATGGCCGTGGCTCAAGAGATCACCAAGCGCGGGCGCCGGGGGATAGCGGTCGAGGGGGATGTCTCGGACGAGGCGGCGGTGGCGGCGATGGTGGCGGAAGTAACCGACACCTTCGGCGGCATCGATATCCTGGTCAACAATGCCGGTATCGCCACCAGTGCGCCGGTCGAGGACATGCCGGCCGAGATGTGGGACCGCGTCATGGCGGTCCATCTTCGCGGCACATTCCTCTGCACCCGCGCGGTCCTCCCTGCCATGTATGCGCGCAATTTCGGCGCCATCATCAACACGGCGTCTCAATTGGCCTATAAGGGTGCGCCCGGCTTTTCCCACTACACGGCCGCCAAGGGCGCCATCCTGTCCTTTACACGCTCTCTCGCGCTTGAAATCGGCAAGCGGGAAATCTGGGCGAATTGCGTCGCGCCAGGCGCTACGATGACGCCGATGCTGGAAGACGTGCCGGCGGACATGCTGGAAGCCATCCGCCAATCGATCCCGCGCGGTAAACTGGCCGAGATCGACGAGATCGTGCCGGCCTACCTGTTTCTTGCCTCCGAACAGGCGCGCCATTTCCGGGGCCAATGCCTTAGTCCCAATGGCGGGGACGTTTTCCTTTAG
- a CDS encoding alpha/beta hydrolase: MLRKGYVDTSEGQIHFRAEDQGVGPTVFFFHQTASSGSMFEAMMVRLAGRYRMYALDTPGFGYSFGTDRIPGIGYYADVLTEAVSALHPGPGKVHLCGHHTGGCIAVDMAVRTMPARTQTLTLMGAVLATAEERENYRKTFDAPFRPEPSGAYLKVAHDYLAGLGANTTTELHHRELVDHLRGWKATPQAFNAVWDQDFEALYARVACPILNICAPDDVVWPFHQRAVAARPDAEEAVVGGMDFECDRDPDGCVAALDGFLAKHPV, translated from the coding sequence ATGCTGCGCAAAGGCTATGTCGATACCTCGGAAGGGCAGATCCATTTCCGGGCCGAGGATCAGGGCGTCGGCCCGACTGTGTTCTTCTTTCATCAGACAGCATCCAGCGGCTCGATGTTCGAGGCGATGATGGTCCGTCTCGCCGGCCGGTACCGAATGTATGCGCTGGATACGCCGGGGTTCGGTTATTCGTTCGGGACGGACCGTATCCCGGGCATCGGCTATTATGCAGACGTGCTGACGGAAGCGGTCTCGGCACTCCATCCCGGGCCCGGGAAGGTCCATCTCTGTGGTCATCATACCGGCGGGTGTATCGCCGTCGACATGGCGGTCCGCACGATGCCGGCACGCACGCAAACCCTGACCCTGATGGGCGCGGTCCTGGCGACGGCGGAAGAACGGGAGAACTACCGCAAGACCTTTGATGCGCCGTTTCGTCCCGAGCCAAGCGGGGCCTATCTTAAGGTCGCGCATGATTATCTGGCGGGTCTCGGGGCCAACACGACGACGGAGCTGCATCACCGGGAGCTCGTGGATCATCTGAGGGGCTGGAAAGCCACACCTCAGGCCTTCAATGCGGTCTGGGACCAGGATTTCGAGGCGCTTTACGCCCGGGTCGCGTGTCCTATCCTGAATATCTGCGCCCCGGACGACGTCGTCTGGCCGTTTCATCAGCGCGCCGTCGCGGCTCGGCCGGATGCCGAGGAGGCCGTGGTGGGTGGTATGGATTTCGAGTGCGATCGGGATCCTGACGGATGCGTCGCCGCGCTCGACGGCTTCCTCGCGAAGCATCCCGTGTGA
- a CDS encoding alpha/beta hydrolase produces MAVRKGYVDVKDGQLHYREAGPESGVPIVFLHQTASSGAMWEQVISRLEKDYKIYALDTPGFGGSYDIDELPAISYYTDVFMEALDNLGVGEFHLVGHHTGACMAVEMGAGWPDRVKTLSLFGPVQLTQAERDEFSKHFSGPFTPKSDGSHLMQNWKYLDELGVAGRVDLHHREVTDMLRAWKGRALTYDAVWKQDFPAFFRKCTCPCLIMAARDDVLYAYLPRAKEAHPDAEMVELKGANFEPDLDPDGSATAIRNFLKKNGF; encoded by the coding sequence ATGGCAGTGCGCAAGGGCTATGTCGACGTGAAGGACGGGCAGCTCCACTACCGGGAAGCGGGACCGGAAAGCGGCGTACCGATCGTTTTCCTGCATCAGACGGCCTCAAGCGGGGCGATGTGGGAGCAGGTCATCAGCCGTTTGGAGAAAGACTACAAGATATACGCCCTGGATACGCCGGGCTTCGGCGGATCGTATGATATCGATGAATTGCCGGCGATCTCCTACTACACAGATGTGTTCATGGAAGCGCTCGATAATCTGGGCGTGGGAGAATTTCATCTTGTCGGGCATCATACTGGAGCCTGCATGGCCGTCGAGATGGGGGCCGGATGGCCGGACCGCGTCAAGACCCTCAGCCTGTTTGGACCCGTGCAGCTGACTCAGGCGGAACGGGACGAGTTCTCAAAGCATTTTTCGGGTCCGTTCACGCCAAAATCCGACGGCAGCCACCTGATGCAGAATTGGAAATATCTTGATGAGCTGGGGGTGGCCGGACGCGTCGACCTGCATCATCGGGAAGTGACCGATATGCTCCGGGCCTGGAAGGGCCGTGCCCTGACCTATGACGCCGTGTGGAAGCAGGATTTCCCGGCATTCTTCAGAAAATGCACGTGCCCCTGCCTGATCATGGCCGCCAGGGACGATGTGCTGTACGCCTATTTGCCACGGGCGAAGGAGGCACATCCTGACGCCGAAATGGTCGAGCTGAAGGGGGCAAATTTCGAACCCGACCTCGACCCGGACGGATCGGCCACGGCCATCCGCAACTTTCTCAAGAAAAACGGTTTCTAG
- a CDS encoding FAD-binding oxidoreductase → MSVQVESNIDHSVIDRLRSVVGAEHVLTAERERDYFSRDLSYLPFSSATAVVQPATVEELSAVVREVTGAGFAVIPRGGGMSYTKGYTPDREATISVDTRRLDRIVEINTEDMYVTVECGCTWKQLYEALRDKGVRTPYYGPLSGMFATVGGALSQNSLFLGSGIYNTVAESVLGLEIVTANGSLVRTGSWAHKNSNPFYRHFGPDLTGIFTADTGALGFKARATLRLVKFPKVTATMSFAFDTLDQMLNTQTELARLRIAAECYGFDPYYNAGFEKLGFTFKQGLSTLAGVARKGGLWRTLRVALAGQKVLKDIKYSLHMTFEAHNAVVANEHMEMGREICEANGGIEIDNSIPTVFNSVPFDGVSSVILGSDGEIWLPIHCFIPLSRAREMGELIEKYFADNKELMDKHNIRTSYLTCFSGSEFVIEPSFYWYDEVQEFRLDKLEEKNREKWSGRSKDMDSREIALKLRDGLRDIFFEHGACHLQIGRYYPYREAMNNDGLWNLLEAVKSHLDPDRLMNPGSLGLR, encoded by the coding sequence ATGTCTGTACAGGTCGAATCCAATATTGACCATTCGGTAATCGACCGGTTGCGGTCAGTAGTCGGCGCGGAGCATGTGCTGACGGCGGAACGGGAAAGAGACTATTTCAGCCGGGATTTGAGCTACCTGCCGTTCTCATCGGCAACAGCGGTCGTGCAGCCGGCTACCGTCGAGGAGCTGTCGGCGGTTGTCCGGGAAGTGACCGGTGCCGGCTTTGCCGTAATCCCGCGGGGTGGGGGCATGTCCTATACGAAGGGCTATACGCCTGACCGCGAAGCCACGATCAGCGTCGACACCCGGCGCCTCGACCGGATCGTGGAAATCAACACAGAGGACATGTACGTCACTGTGGAATGTGGCTGCACTTGGAAGCAGCTTTATGAAGCCCTGCGGGACAAAGGGGTGCGCACCCCATATTATGGCCCGCTTTCCGGGATGTTCGCCACGGTGGGCGGCGCTCTCTCACAAAATAGCCTGTTCCTGGGCTCGGGCATCTACAACACCGTCGCCGAGAGTGTGCTTGGCCTCGAAATTGTGACGGCAAATGGCTCCCTGGTCCGGACGGGATCGTGGGCCCACAAGAACTCAAATCCCTTCTACCGCCATTTTGGCCCCGATTTGACGGGAATCTTTACAGCCGATACGGGCGCACTCGGCTTCAAGGCGCGTGCGACGCTGCGATTGGTCAAATTTCCGAAGGTGACGGCGACGATGTCGTTTGCCTTCGATACACTTGATCAGATGCTGAACACCCAGACGGAACTGGCGCGTCTTCGGATCGCGGCCGAGTGCTACGGCTTTGATCCCTATTACAATGCCGGGTTCGAGAAGCTGGGCTTTACGTTCAAGCAGGGGCTGTCGACGCTTGCCGGAGTGGCACGCAAGGGGGGGCTTTGGAGAACGCTCAGGGTAGCGCTCGCCGGCCAGAAAGTCCTTAAGGACATAAAATACTCGTTACACATGACCTTTGAAGCTCATAACGCCGTGGTGGCGAACGAGCACATGGAGATGGGACGGGAGATCTGCGAAGCCAACGGCGGGATCGAGATCGACAACAGCATCCCGACCGTTTTCAATTCGGTCCCCTTTGATGGTGTCAGCAGCGTCATCCTGGGCTCGGATGGAGAAATATGGTTGCCGATTCATTGCTTTATCCCCTTGTCGCGCGCGCGCGAAATGGGTGAGCTGATCGAGAAATATTTCGCCGATAACAAGGAACTGATGGACAAGCACAACATCCGCACCTCCTACCTGACCTGTTTCTCGGGATCGGAATTCGTCATCGAGCCAAGCTTCTACTGGTATGACGAGGTTCAGGAATTCCGACTGGACAAGCTCGAGGAGAAAAATCGCGAAAAATGGTCGGGCCGTTCAAAAGACATGGACAGTCGCGAAATTGCTCTCAAGCTTCGCGACGGCCTCCGGGATATTTTCTTCGAGCATGGTGCATGCCACCTTCAGATAGGCCGCTACTATCCCTATCGCGAGGCCATGAACAATGACGGGCTTTGGAATCTTCTCGAAGCGGTGAAGTCACATCTGGATCCCGACCGGTTGATGAATCCGGGCTCTCTCGGCCTGAGGTAA
- a CDS encoding nuclear transport factor 2 family protein: MTKRLSREELIDIAQKKYFGNVDKKNMQAVLANFNPDAVFTIQSHFTVHEGRDEGIRKMFEGLFEYDTILHADFETIADVEGQAVSSRFRVELDKGSEHTTLMNVNHWYLKDGKFQRVFVWMSGENVLV, from the coding sequence ATGACGAAGCGTTTGAGCCGGGAAGAGCTGATCGACATCGCGCAGAAAAAATACTTCGGCAACGTCGATAAAAAAAATATGCAGGCCGTTTTGGCCAATTTCAATCCGGACGCCGTCTTTACGATTCAATCTCATTTCACTGTCCACGAAGGTCGAGACGAAGGGATCAGGAAGATGTTCGAAGGTCTCTTCGAATACGACACGATCCTTCATGCCGACTTCGAGACCATCGCGGATGTCGAAGGGCAGGCAGTGTCCTCGCGGTTCCGCGTGGAACTGGATAAGGGCAGCGAGCACACGACCTTGATGAATGTAAACCACTGGTACCTGAAGGACGGAAAATTCCAGCGTGTCTTTGTCTGGATGAGCGGCGAGAACGTCCTGGTTTAG
- a CDS encoding aspartate/glutamate racemase family protein produces MVKRIKVIVPIPMDAAGVANRAAQLPAALRREGFEVEFVSVKNGAALGDSFYDMLLMDSFTFEAGLKAEEEGYDAVCIDTVSDSGLYPLRSRLSIPVIAPGMVAFHIACMLGKKFSIITMWDEWFPLYEKTLTEYKLWPRLASMRSIDTRPDLEELLEGKEEVVFRKLETEATRAIEEDDADVIVLGSTTMHQSHGYLSERLRVPVINPGLIAYKMAELFLELGLSHSKKAFPSPEAPQDAAIIGALLSAR; encoded by the coding sequence ATGGTGAAGCGGATAAAGGTTATTGTTCCCATCCCAATGGACGCGGCCGGCGTCGCCAACCGGGCCGCACAACTGCCCGCGGCGCTCCGGCGTGAAGGGTTCGAGGTTGAATTCGTTTCCGTGAAGAACGGCGCTGCACTTGGCGACAGTTTCTACGACATGTTGCTGATGGATTCCTTTACGTTCGAGGCAGGCCTGAAAGCGGAAGAAGAAGGATACGACGCCGTCTGCATCGATACGGTCAGCGATTCGGGCCTGTACCCCCTCAGGTCGCGGCTTTCGATCCCTGTAATCGCCCCGGGGATGGTCGCGTTCCACATAGCCTGTATGCTGGGTAAGAAATTCTCGATCATTACCATGTGGGACGAATGGTTCCCGCTCTATGAGAAAACCTTGACGGAATACAAGCTTTGGCCTCGTCTCGCTTCAATGCGATCGATCGACACGCGGCCGGATCTCGAGGAACTGCTTGAGGGCAAGGAAGAAGTGGTATTCCGGAAACTCGAGACGGAGGCGACAAGAGCGATAGAGGAAGACGATGCGGATGTGATCGTGCTCGGTTCGACAACGATGCATCAATCGCACGGATATCTGTCGGAGAGGCTGAGGGTGCCGGTGATTAACCCCGGTCTGATCGCCTACAAAATGGCCGAACTCTTCCTTGAACTCGGCTTAAGCCATAGCAAAAAGGCGTTTCCATCGCCTGAAGCGCCACAGGATGCAGCTATCATCGGAGCGCTGCTGAGCGCTCGCTGA
- a CDS encoding methyltransferase domain-containing protein, translated as MAEQLQHDMLVRRTADENARQNFVKSLKIHLATKVSPGTKEVWESRGKEEFKRRYKRDAKTRHDVRKVMDHDPYYQMWSSLLRTSQELMWDSVGESVERQLGDLMEKAKARGNGKKLGSLTLDPNLKVPAYHTAVDIHCMPGGYHTELTDDDLYAGALYDRAVYIYAMGRMGDSNQDMGETVITYIKQHHPDFKPKRILDLGCSVGHSTLPYVDAFPGAEVHGIEIGAPMLRYAHARAETLGKKVHFSQQNAEQTNFEDNSFDLIVSHILLHETSNKALDNIMKEAHRLLKPGGLMLHAEVPQYHDMPPYEQFILDWDTRYNNEPFWGTVHDKDIEKVVTKAGFAKSKVIQHLQPMTSSETKTNKFEGGDFGGGGAWFIFGGQK; from the coding sequence ATGGCAGAACAACTTCAGCACGACATGCTCGTTCGCCGCACGGCCGACGAGAACGCACGCCAGAACTTCGTCAAGAGCCTCAAGATCCATCTGGCTACCAAGGTTTCTCCCGGCACAAAGGAAGTCTGGGAGTCTCGCGGCAAGGAAGAATTCAAGCGCCGCTACAAGCGGGATGCGAAGACTCGCCACGACGTCCGCAAGGTGATGGACCATGACCCTTATTATCAGATGTGGTCCTCGCTGCTGCGTACGAGCCAGGAACTGATGTGGGATTCCGTCGGCGAAAGTGTGGAACGCCAGCTGGGCGACCTTATGGAGAAGGCAAAGGCGCGTGGCAATGGAAAGAAGCTGGGGTCGCTTACGCTGGACCCAAATCTGAAGGTTCCCGCCTATCATACCGCGGTCGATATCCATTGCATGCCGGGTGGTTATCACACGGAACTGACTGACGACGACCTCTATGCGGGCGCGCTTTATGATCGGGCGGTCTACATCTACGCGATGGGCCGGATGGGCGATTCCAACCAGGATATGGGGGAAACGGTCATCACCTATATCAAGCAGCATCATCCGGACTTCAAGCCGAAGCGGATCCTCGACCTCGGGTGCTCCGTGGGCCACAGCACGCTGCCCTATGTTGACGCCTTCCCAGGTGCGGAAGTTCATGGGATCGAGATCGGTGCTCCGATGCTTCGCTATGCCCATGCTCGGGCCGAAACCCTCGGCAAGAAGGTGCATTTCTCACAGCAAAACGCCGAGCAAACAAATTTCGAGGACAACTCCTTCGATCTCATCGTTTCTCATATTCTTTTGCATGAGACATCGAACAAGGCGCTCGACAACATCATGAAAGAGGCCCACCGGCTCTTGAAACCGGGCGGGCTGATGCTTCACGCCGAGGTGCCGCAGTATCATGATATGCCGCCATACGAACAGTTCATTCTTGACTGGGATACCCGGTACAATAACGAGCCGTTCTGGGGAACTGTCCACGACAAGGACATTGAGAAGGTCGTGACCAAGGCCGGCTTCGCAAAGTCGAAGGTCATCCAGCATCTTCAGCCCATGACGTCTTCGGAGACCAAGACAAACAAGTTTGAGGGGGGCGACTTCGGAGGCGGTGGAGCCTGGTTCATATTTGGCGGCCAGAAATAG